One window of Psychrobacillus sp. FSL H8-0483 genomic DNA carries:
- the cccB gene encoding cytochrome c551, whose protein sequence is MNKKLLAVIFGTGLILAACGGNKEAEPAEPSNGTTTENVKVDAEKIVTSKCISCHGGNLEGQGNFPSLADVGARLSQDEILNVIENGRNAMPAGIITGEEAQAVAAWLAAKK, encoded by the coding sequence ATGAACAAAAAACTATTAGCTGTAATATTTGGAACTGGCTTAATTTTAGCTGCTTGTGGTGGAAATAAGGAAGCAGAACCTGCTGAACCTTCTAATGGCACTACTACAGAAAATGTTAAAGTAGATGCAGAAAAAATCGTTACTTCTAAATGCATTAGCTGTCACGGTGGTAATTTAGAAGGTCAAGGTAACTTCCCATCACTAGCGGATGTTGGTGCACGCCTATCTCAAGATGAAATCTTAAATGTTATTGAAAATGGTCGAAATGCAATGCCAGCTGGAATTATTACTGGTGAAGAAGCTCAAGCAGTTGCTGCATGGTTAGCTGCTAAGAAGTAA
- a CDS encoding YitT family protein: METNHRLHKELPPFLEQGRDYLYVIIGAAIIAVGFNVFLLPNQIASGGVSGISTILKGVFGWEPGIVQYAFNIPLFIAGLFFLGARFGIKSLVGTLTLPAVVLATSSWEPWTDNPLLGALFGGIAVGLGLGIVFRGGASTGGTDLAAQIITKYTGLSLGTSVLLIDGLIVISAAFVFDIEKALYALIGLFVTTKTIDIVQLGFSQSKMIYIITNKQDEIRDAIYKEIDRGVTKLPAFGGYTNKERPIIMVVAYQTEFTKLKHIVRVIDPAAFVIVSDAYEVLGEGFKKY; encoded by the coding sequence ATGGAAACAAATCACAGACTACATAAAGAATTGCCACCGTTTTTGGAGCAAGGAAGAGATTATTTATATGTAATTATTGGTGCCGCCATAATTGCGGTTGGGTTTAATGTATTTTTATTGCCAAATCAAATTGCTTCTGGTGGAGTGAGCGGAATTAGTACCATTCTAAAAGGTGTCTTTGGATGGGAACCAGGAATTGTTCAATATGCATTTAATATTCCGCTCTTCATCGCAGGTTTATTTTTCTTAGGCGCGCGATTTGGAATCAAATCATTAGTTGGAACATTAACACTTCCAGCGGTTGTATTAGCTACTTCGAGCTGGGAACCTTGGACAGACAATCCACTTTTAGGTGCGTTGTTTGGAGGAATTGCAGTTGGTCTTGGTTTAGGCATCGTTTTTCGTGGTGGTGCTTCTACCGGAGGAACCGATTTAGCGGCGCAAATTATTACAAAGTATACAGGTTTATCTCTTGGTACAAGTGTATTATTGATCGATGGCTTAATTGTTATAAGTGCAGCATTTGTTTTTGATATTGAAAAGGCACTTTATGCATTAATAGGTCTTTTTGTGACGACTAAAACGATCGATATTGTACAGTTAGGTTTTAGTCAATCCAAAATGATTTATATTATTACGAATAAACAAGACGAAATTAGGGATGCTATATATAAAGAGATAGATCGCGGGGTGACAAAACTTCCAGCATTTGGGGGTTATACGAATAAAGAACGACCTATTATAATGGTTGTTGCTTATCAAACCGAGTTCACAAAATTGAAACATATTGTCCGAGTCATTGATCCTGCTGCTTTTGTCATAGTATCAGATGCATATGAAGTTCTTGGAGAAGGTTTTAAAAAGTACTAA